One genomic segment of Hydra vulgaris chromosome 14, alternate assembly HydraT2T_AEP includes these proteins:
- the LOC136091117 gene encoding deoxyuridine 5'-triphosphate nucleotidohydrolase-like gives MEKEENKVFKSLEITDIHEWSFYETKESACFDLRSSKDVILQPYQRVLISTGVYINEMDSNLAGQVYSKSGIAYKYGVVVLNASGIIDADYKEEIKVLLMNHSEENYVIKRGDAIGQMGFVKMFKADKNVIEFDGCCCRGVKISMIKDVERKGGFGSTGN, from the coding sequence ATGGAAAAGgaagaaaataaagtgtttaaatcaCTCGAAATTACAGATATTCATGAATGGtctttttatgaaacaaaagagAGTGCTTGTTTTGATCTGAGAAGCTCAAAGGATGTTATACTTCAACCATATCAGCGTGTTTTAATAAGTACTGGAGTGTATATCAATGAAATGGATTCAAATTTAGCAGGACAGGTATATTCAAAATCAGGTATAGCTTACAAATATGGTGTAGTAGTGCTTAATGCGTCAGGAATAATAGACGCTGATTATAAAGAGGAAATTAAAGTCTTATTGATGAATCATTCTGAAGAAAATTATGTGATTAAACGTGGAGATGCTATTGGTCAAATGGGATTTGTGAAAATGTTTAAAGCTGACAAAAACGTAATAGAATTCGATGGGTGTTGTTGTCGTGGAGTGaaaatatcaatgattaaaGACGTAGAGAGAAAGGGTGGTTTTGGTTCTActggaaattaa
- the LOC136091118 gene encoding TNF receptor-associated factor 5-like, translating to MADNIYPCCFCDKEFSAEELLIHQTDCSTEQYSHECFTCKKKVQDLLNHECDYEFLDIQKICFFCNAKVDDQDYYEHSVICFRYYKEQQNRNLNQIIQEEKKNLNYLNLSIHQIMNRMKSLQEITTKQIVDSKEKDQEIKNLKEENVKLHQTLAEMNKEVAELKSLFYDNMMVLANQQDTEHLKQEITKLYQILEENSTEFLALKKSIQQPKEVKVIQHIFNDTQIIKLDRMNLRLLSDEPFYTEPVYTSEGYRYRIKVYTRSTDVNKLAIYFQLLRGDLDDTLKWPFTKNVNLTLRDKDKLFTRTTTNNNYLQLLDDSSFDKPTTECNVAVGYNNFISQEELKQFIINNNLFITITIQ from the coding sequence atggcagACAACATATATCCTTGCTGTTTTTGTGACAAAGAATTTAGTGCAGAAGAACTTTTAATTCATCAAACAGATTGTTCTACAGAACAATACTCCCACGAATGTTTTACATGTAAGAAAAAGGTACAAGATTTGTTAAACCATGAATGTGATTATGAATTTCtagatatacaaaaaatatgttttttttgtaatgccAAAGTCGATGATCAAGATTATTATGAACACTCTGTCATCTGCTTTCGATATTATAAAGAACAACAAAATCGTAATTTGAACCAAATAATtcaagaagaaaagaaaaatttaaattatttgaatctTTCTATTCATCAAATCATGAATAGAATGAAGAGTCTTCAAGAAATTACAACTAAACAAATAGTTGACTCTAAAGAAAAAgaccaagaaattaaaaatctaaaagaagAAAATGTCAAACTTCATCAAACCCTAGCAGAAATGAACAAAGAAGTTGCAGAATTAAAAAGTCTCTTTTATGACAACATGATGGTTTTAGCAAATCAACAAGATACAGAACATCTCAAACaagaaataacaaaactttatcaaatcCTAGAAGAAAATAGCACAGAATtcttagctttaaaaaaatcaattcaacaACCTAAAGAAGTAAAGGTAATACAACACATCTTTAACGACACGCAAATCATCAAACTTGATCGAATGAATCTCAGGCTATTATCAGATGAACCATTTTATACAGAACCCGTGTACACATCAGAAGGTTATCGTTATCGAATAAAAGTTTATACTCGAAGTACCGACGTAAACAAACTAGCCATTTACTTTCAATTATTACGAGGTGATCTGGACGATACTTTAAAATGGCCTTTTACCAAAAATGTCAATTTAACCTTGAGAgataaagataaactttttaCTCGTACTACTACCAACAATAATTATCTTCAACTTTTAGACGATAGTTCTTTTGATAAACCTACCACTGAATGCAATGTAGCTGTTGgctataacaattttatttcacaggaagaattaaaacaatttattattaacaataatttatttatcacgATTACTATTCAATAa
- the LOC136091119 gene encoding zinc finger BED domain-containing protein 4-like — MKPRSSSTKQATIHQVFAKTRPLTSTDLKAIKIARLIAEMIRTDNQPVTIVGNPGFKRLLQFLEPRYTIPSRKYFSTIEIPSIYQKVSSKIQLLAKKANHDSINSDMWSQQNKIGCGVILFPYESHTATNLVNFMNESFERWGLLEKLNIVVRDNARNIVSAMEVGKFKNIPCLAHTLQLVVKDGCLNNERISLLTATCRRIVGHFEHSVKSYKLLRQSQEILGLPKHSIIQDEPTRWNSTFHMLNRLIEQKDAILLLTPHFPKATRQNKELSTGEWENLAPLVAALKVFEEVTLTASSSKVTTSEVIPIINAVNKSIDRIQDYGNFKESLCQSMHRRYGDCENEPIYAFATILDHGFKHKIFRSRMMAEKAVTLLIGELNALDIDEGHEIKAAENQEPTHLLQVLSGHYITN; from the coding sequence atgaaGCCTAGATCTTCATCTACTAAACAAGCAACTATACACCAAGTGTTTGCAAAGACGAGGCCTCTAACATCTACAGATCTTAAGGCAATAAAAATTGCAAGGCTTATTGCTGAAATGATACGCACAGATAACCAACCTGTTACTATAGTAGGAAATCCCGGTTTCAAGAGGTTACTACAGTTTTTGGAGCCAAGGTATACTATACCAAGCAGAAAATACTTCTCGACTATTGAAATTCCTAGCATTTATCAGAAGGTATCaagtaaaattcaattattgGCAAAAAAAGCTAATCATGATAGTATAAATAGCGACATGTGGAGCCAACAGAACAAGATTGGTTGCGGTGTGATACTATTTCCTTATGAGTCCCACACCGCAACCAATCTTGTTAACTTTATGAATGAATCATTTGAGCGTTGGGGACTACTTGAAAAGCTCAATATAGTAGTAAGAGATAATGCCAGAAATATTGTTTCTGCTATGGAAGTCgggaagtttaaaaatattccttGTCTTGCCCATACACTTCAGTTGGTTGTGAAAGACGGCTGCCTCAACAATGAACGCATATCTTTACTAACTGCTACCTGTAGAAGAATAGTAGGACACTTTGAACATTCGGTTAAGTCATACAAACTTTTGAGACAATCTCAGGAGATTCTGGGACTGCCTAAACACAGCATTATTCAAGATGAGCCAACTAGATGGAATAGCACCTTCCACATGCTGAACCGTTTAATTGAACAAAAAGATGCGATTCTGTTGCTAACGCCACATTTCCCAAAAGCTACTCGACAAAACAAGGAGTTGTCAACCGGAGAATGGGAAAATTTGGCTCCTCTCGTTGCTGCTTTAAAAGTGTTTGAAGAGGTCACGCTTACTGCAAGTTCATCGAAAGTGACCACATCAGAAGTTATCCCAATAATAAATGCAGTTAACAAGTCAATTGATCGCATCCAGGACTACGGAAATTTTAAAGAATCTCTGTGTCAATCTATGCATCGACGTTACGGAGACTGCGAGAACGAACCTATATATGCTTTTGCAACGATACTAGATCATGGATTTAAACACAAGATTTTTAGGAGCAGGATGATGGCTGAGAAAGCTGTTACTTTATTAATTGGCGAGTTAAATGCATTGGACATAGACGAGGGTCATGAAATTAAAGCTGCTGAAAATCAAGAACCTACCCACCTGCTCCAGGTGCTGTCTGGTCATTATATAACCAATTAA